The Maridesulfovibrio salexigens DSM 2638 region ACTGTTACACCTACCCCTCCCTTGTATTTATTTTATATCATTAAATCAATGACCGCAGGCATTTTGCAGGTATTTACAAAAAATATATTTATTTCATGTAAAGTGATTGCCACCGCCTGCCGATAGCAAAAGTATGAACCGGCAGGTGAATTTCTGCCCGCCGGATGTCCCCACTCACGGAGGAGTGTATGTATTATCACGGATTTGATAACAAAGCTGCGTCTGCGACCAAGTATTGGAGCCACAAAGACGATGAACTTGTTTCGGTATTATTTGCAAAAATCATAAATAAGACAGTGAACACTCAGGCCCCCTGCCCGGAGCAGGACCATCTTGTAGATCAGATGGTCAACAATCTCTTCGACCTCTGCTTCTACATCAATAAGGACGTGCATAACTGCTAATCTTTTTTCAGACACCAGCTGCGTGCTGAACAAAAAAATCCCCGCCAGTATCAACTGGCGGGGATTTTTTTGATGGAACCTTATCGATCAACTCAGATCAATTAGCTGACCTGAGCGAGACGAGGTGCGTTCTTGGCTTTTTCTTCTTCAGATCTTTTACGCAGGTAGTGAACCATGGTCAGGATAGCGGTGATTGCTTCAAAGCCTTCCTGTTCTACGGAATCTACCAGTTCATCGGAAGGATCAGCCTGCAGGGCGCTTTTCAGAGCCTTGGAGTAGCGACCGAAACCGTCCATGAGATCGAGAGCCATGTAGTTTGCTTCGTCAGGATCTTCAGGATTGATATCCATGGGAACGAGTACGTAACCCATGATGTTTGCAAGCCTGGTCAGAGGGCGAATGCTGCCTGTAGCCTTCATGATGGGAATCAGTTCCTCAACACCTACTTTAGCACCTTTATCTTCGGGGTTAATTTCACGAAGAAGGGTGGGGTAAGGCTTATTGATTTCGTTTGCAACATCACGTGCAGGCTTGTCGTTTTTAAGTACAACGTCCTGTAAAAGCTTGGTAAGTTCATTATTTGCCATTTTATCTCTCCCTTAGTTCATTATTCTGCAATCATTATTACTTTCAAACTAAGCCAAAATCGTGCCAGTTTATTATGCAATAATACACATGCATTTAATGTTTTAATTTCAAGCGTTTAACAAAAAAGAGCGAATACATC contains the following coding sequences:
- a CDS encoding phage regulatory CII family protein yields the protein MANNELTKLLQDVVLKNDKPARDVANEINKPYPTLLREINPEDKGAKVGVEELIPIMKATGSIRPLTRLANIMGYVLVPMDINPEDPDEANYMALDLMDGFGRYSKALKSALQADPSDELVDSVEQEGFEAITAILTMVHYLRKRSEEEKAKNAPRLAQVS